The Cytobacillus sp. NJ13 sequence GGCCTCAGGAACTTCCTCCAGTACGGATCATGCAGCCATTCCTCCGCCTTCAGGCCGATCACCTTTTTAAAATCAGCGAGCCTGAATCCCTCCAGCCACCTTGCCCGGATCAGCTTCTTCGTTTTCTTCGAGCCTGTCCGGTATGCTGAATGGGTTTGGCTGTTCAGATATTCGATAACCGCAGCATAGGGGATATCTTTTTTCTCTGCTGTAGTCTCTGTAGTAGTCTCTGGTATTGGCTGTTCCGAACCGGCATCCTCCATCGGGCTTGCTGGCTGGCTCGGCGGTTCCTTCTAACTGGTTCTAGATGCCAGAAAGAACTCTTGGCAGCCCTCTACCTCAGCAGCTAGCTTTTCATAATCAATCGTGTACCATTTTGTCTTATCCATCTTTGAAAAATTAAAATTCCCCGATATCAAAAAGCCTTGATCTTCAAGCGAGCGAATGGCCCGCTTAATGGTCGTCTCAGACCAGAATGTCACTTGCTTTTTCCAATCTTTATATGTATTAAAAATCCAGGTTCGTTCTTTTATTACATGCTTGCTGTTCAACAGCCAATAATGGACCTGCTGAAGCATCACGGCTTCATTGAAACCTATCTTTTCTGCCAGAGAAGGCAGAATCATAATTGGATTCTCATTCACCAAAAGTTTGCTCACTTTAACCCCTCCACCCGTTTTTTGTTTTTGCACCGTCCGCAAATTCTTTTTGGAATTACGATTAGATCACACTTATAAAATCGAAATTAACCATTAAAAAAGACAGGGTGAATAAAAATTTTTAATCAATTATGAAGATTTCATGAACAAATAAATAAAGGCTGCCCATTTCGGCAGCCTCAGTTATGTAATCGTTTCTCCAGCACTATCTTATGCAGTCCTTTTTCATCGATGTAAGCTTCAATAACATCAAATCCATGCTTAATATTTAAAATCAGCATGCTTCTCCATTTGTTCATCGTCTTCGTCCGGACCACTTTATAGCCCTTTTCTTTTAGGTATCCATGCTGCCTTTCCATTAGCATGGAAGCAATCCCATTTTTCCTGTAATCAGGGTCGACCCCGCCCAGCCAGCTATAAAATGTATCCTGATCAATGGCATACCCCATTTTATATCCGATCACCTTTTCTCCATCCATAGCCACCAGCAACAGCAATTGGGGTTTGCTTTTCATTTTGCTGACTAATTGATCAGACTCGCCGAATATGGTTTTATGCAGTTCTAAGATTCCTTCTAAAATTTCTTCTTCAGGGAATGAGGTAAAAAGCTTAAATTTCATATCCCGCTAATCACCCTTATTCTCTAATAATCGGTCCAGCTTTTCCTCCACCCGCTTTATCCTGTCGTTTCTTCTCTTAAAAATAAAAAACAGAATGACCATAAACGCTGGAATCGTCAGTAAAAAGGCAAAAGCCAAAAGCTGAAATAAAATATCGCCACCATTAAATCCGGCTTGAGCTATGATTAAGA is a genomic window containing:
- a CDS encoding conserved phage C-terminal domain-containing protein: MEDAGSEQPIPETTTETTAEKKDIPYAAVIEYLNSQTHSAYRTGSKKTKKLIRARWLEGFRLADFKKVIGLKAEEWLHDPYWRKFLRPETLFGTRFESYLNQMPLGKQMQEEDFNLDD
- a CDS encoding GNAT family N-acetyltransferase, translated to MKFKLFTSFPEEEILEGILELHKTIFGESDQLVSKMKSKPQLLLLVAMDGEKVIGYKMGYAIDQDTFYSWLGGVDPDYRKNGIASMLMERQHGYLKEKGYKVVRTKTMNKWRSMLILNIKHGFDVIEAYIDEKGLHKIVLEKRLHN